Within the Butyrivibrio sp. AE3004 genome, the region GACCTGTTTCTATGATAGTTGTGGAAACAAGTACATTTATCTCGCCGTCGATAAAATCATACATTATTTTTTCAAGCTCAGACTCCTTCATCTGACCATGTGCAAATGACACATTCACCTCAGGAACAAGCTTCTGTATTCTGGCAGCCACATCAGCAATGTCATTGACTCTGTTGTAAACATAATACACCTGACCGCCTCTTGCCACCTCTCTGGAAATGGCTTCTCTTACCATTTCATCATTATATTCACAGACAAATGTCTGAATAGGCTGTCTGTCCATAGGTGCTTCTTCAAGTACACTCATATCTCTTATACCAACCAAAGACATATGAAGCGTTCTCGGAATGGGAGTTGCCGACAAAGTAAGCACATCCACATTTTCTTTAAGTTTCTTTATTTTTTCCTTATGAGTAACCCCAAATCTCTGCTCCTCATCGACAACAAGGAGTCCTAAATCCTTATAAGTTACATCCTTTGATAAAAGTCTGTGTGTTCCTATTACAACATCAACAAGGCCTTTTCTCAAATCTTCTACAGTTTTTTTCTGTTCTGAAGCCGTACGAAATCTGGACATCATATCAACCCTTACCGGAAAATCCTTCATTCTCTCAGTAAAGGTATTATAGTGCTGTTGTGCCAGAATAGTCGTAGGAACCAGAATTGCAACCTGCTTTCCATCCTGCACAGCTTTAAATGCCGCACGAATCGCTATCTCGGTTTTTCCGAAACCTACATCTCCGCACACAAGTCGATCCATAATCCTTGCGGATTCCATGTCATTTTTAGTATCGGCAATAGCAGACAACTGATCCTCAGTCTCATCAAACGGAAAGGCATCCTCAAACTCCTGCTGCCATACTGTATCTGCGCTAAACTGGTATCCGCTGCTATTCTGCCTTTTTGCATAAAGCTCTACAAGATCATCCGCAATTTCCTCAACTGCCGATCTCACCTTGTTTTTAGTACGCTTCCAATCACCCGTTCCGAGTTTATTCAGTTTGGGCTTTCTGCTCTTCCCGTCTGCCCCTGCATCTCCGCTCGCATACTTCTGAATAACATTAAGTCCCGTCGCAAGTACATACAGATTTCCGCCATCCGCATAGCTTATCTTTATATAATCCCTTACAACATGGTCGGTTTCAATCTTTTCTATTCCCTTATATATGCCAAGACCGTGATCCTCATGTACCACATAATCACCGACAGTAAGGTCTGAAAAGCCGGAAATCTTTTCACCACTGTATTTTGACTTGGATCTTTTTCTTTTTTTCTTTTTATGCTCCGTGAAAATATCACTCTCGGATATTACCGCAAATTTCAGATCCGTGTACTCAAACCCTTTAAAAATCCTGCCATAATAGGTCATTATTTCTCCGGCTTCGAGCTCACGCATAGGATTCTCGCTATAAAAAGCGGTAACGTTCTGGTCTCTTAAATCCTCAACTATACGCTTTGCTCTTGTACGTGACCCTGACAAGATCAGTACACGATATCCGTTTTTCATAAAACCCTTCAGGTCGTGAACAAGTGATTCAAAGCTATTATTATAAGGGGCTATACTCCTTGCATGCACCTCTGCATGTTCTTCAGGTTCAAACTTATTAAGCCCTTCCGGTGCGCGAAGTGCTGATAGCATAACCCTTCTTGTGCTGTGCATCCTTGCTATGCATTCCTCAGCAGAATACAAAAGGTCCATCTGTGAGGGAAGTGCATATCCATTCTCAGATCTGTGTATCATACTTTCTCGAAACTCATTTTCCACTGCAGAAGCATGTTCCAAGACATGCATGGGCTCATCTATAAAAATGCATGATTTTCCCGCAGGAAACAGCTCCAGAAATGTCACCGTATTTTCATAAAAATATCTTATATAGCTCTCAAGGTTTACTTCCAGTTCAAGCTCGGTAAGTTCTTCCTTCAGTTCCTCAAAAGATGACTTTATACGATGTGCCGCCTCGGTTTTAAACTCATCCCTGAGCTTTTGATACACGAGTTTTACCTCGCTCTCCATTTTCTTCAAACCTTTGGATTTTTCATCATCACTAAGGACAATTTCCGCAGCAGGATATATTTCAATTGATTCCAGTTTATCAATTGACCTCTGAGTCATAATGTCAAAGCTTCTAATATTTTCGACCTCATCACCCCAGAGCTCTATTCTGTATGGGTTTTCCTCAGTCAGGTCAAACACATCGATGATATCTCCTCGTACAGAGAATTCTCCGGGTGCGCCGACCTGATAAACCCTGTTGTATCCGATTTTTGAAAGTGTCTTTGCAATTTTCCTCTCATCAACCGGCTTTCTCTTGTCTATCTTCAGGATATTATCCTTTATAACGTCTATAGGAATCTGCGGAGTCATAAGACTGGAAAAGGTCGTTACTACAGTAACAGGCCTCCCCTCAATCAAACGACGAAGACACTTTATACGTTCTCTTACAATTTCGTTTGAGTGAACGTCTGCTTGGTAAAAAATAAGATCCTTTGCCGGATACACTGTGGCATTTCTATCGTAAAATCTATAGTCCTCGCATATCTCTTTCACCCTGATATCACTGTAAGTGACAATAATACGGTACTTAAAATCCTGCGCAAGACCATTGATAAAATGAAGTTTCTGCGAATCCATGCAGCCGGAAACCTCCGCACATGCAAAAGGCTTCTCAAGATACTTGTTTAGTTTTTGAAATGCCTCCAGTTCCTGGAGCGGTGCTTCTATGGCTCTCATATTAATCCTCATCCAGAAAAAATATCTGTCCAATACACATCTGTTAACAGTGTCTACGCTCCGCAAATAATTACAAAAAGCAAAAAATTCTTGGAATCGTCATTATTCAAATTACTCTTTATCAGGCTTAACACCATTCCACTTATTCATAGCAGCATTTACATCTTCTTCCATGATAAGCCTTACTGCATCAGCAGCATGTTCCATAGCTTCCATGACATAGGCCGTATCCTCTTTGTCAAAATGACCGAGTACCCAATCCGCAAGATCAATTCTCGGAGGTTTTTTTCCAACTCCTACTCTTACTCTTGAAAACTCATCATGCCCAAGCTGTGCAATAATATTCTTAAGTCCGTTATGTCCACCTGCACTTCCACCGGGACGTACTCTGATCCTTCCGGGATCCAGATCAATATCATCCGATATAACTATAAGCTCCGTCTTCGTATCAATCTTGAAATAATCAGCAACAGGTCTGATTGACTCACCACTTAAGTTCATATATGTAAGCGGTTTAAGAAGAATAACCTTTTCATCTCCTATTCTTCCCTTTCCATACATACCCTTGAATTTCATCTCAGTCAAATCTATATCATATTTTTCTGATAAAACATCTATTACTCCAAAACCCACATTATGTCTTGTGGCATTGTATCTTTTCTCGGGATTGCCGAGTCCTGCGATTAAATACATAAATATCTCCATAAAAAATGTGTGGATTAACCAGTCATAGTTACCCCACACATTTTAACATATTTCTATTTAATTGGAAGTTCTGCTCTCGCTTAACACAGACGTAATCTTAGAATAAGCTTCCCACTCCTGTCGGTGCAGGTTCTGCAGCCGGTCTGGAATCAATTACTTCATCAGAAGCCTCATCATATGCCTTAAGTATAGTTTCCTGCAGTAATCTTCTTGTATCGGAGTTGATCGGATGTGCAATATCACGATACTCTCCATCTACTGATTTTTTGCTGGGCATTGCAATGAACAATCCCTTGTCACCCTCAATCACCTTAATATCATGAACAACAAATTCATTATCCAGCGTGATTGAAACGATGGCACGCATCTTTCCCTGCTTTGCTACTTTTCTGACACGAACATCTGTAATATTCATCCAATTTATCCCCCTTAAATTAAATAATGAACACAGTCTGCATAGCAGACCTGCAAACAGATCAGATTACATATCTTTCGTTATTCTCAACTACGATCTTTATATCATTTTCTCCCTTGTAATAGGAGTTTGCCTGGATAGTACCATGGCTTTCCACAATACAATTCTCAATATGAGTATTGTCGCCGATATAAACATCATTAAGAATAATTGAATTCTTTATGTAACAATTATTTCCAATGAAAGCACCCTTGAAAATAACAGAATCCTCTACCATACCGTTTATAATACATCCGCTTGAGATAAGGCTGTTTGAAACCTTCACTCCGACATTATATTTTGCAGGCGGAAGATCAATAACCTTTGTATAAACACCGGGATACTCATTAAAGAAATAGTTTCTTACCTCAGGCTTGAGGAAATCCATATTGGTACGGAAATAATCTTCAACAGAAGCAATGTTATTCCAATATGTCTTTAATTTATATCCGTAGATTCTCTTCATATCCTTATAACGAACAAGAATATCCCTAACGAAGTCGAATCTTTCTTCTGTCTGTGCCTTCTCAATCAGCTCTATTAATTGTCTGCGTCTGATCACGTAAATACCGCATGAAATTGTGTTGGACCTTGCAACAACAGGTTTCTCCTCAAATTCCTCGATTCGGCTCTCCTCATTCATACGGATTGTTCCGAATCTCTCGGCATCAATGTCTGCTGAAACATCCTTGCAAACAACTGTAATATCTGCCTGTTTTTCAATATGGTACTCAAGCAGCTTGTTATAGTCCATTTTGTATACGCAGTCACCGGATGTGATCACAACATACGGTTCGTGACAGCTCTTCAAAAAGCTGAGATTCTGCGCAATGGCATCTGCTGTTCCTCTGTACCATAAATTACCGTTAGCTTTAGCCGCAGGAGTGAAAACATATAATCCTCCCTGCTTACGTCCAAAATCCCACCACTTTGATGAAGACAAATGGGTATTTAAACTTCCGGCATTATACTGTGTAAAAACTGCCACTGTCTGAATGTGGGAGTTTGTCATATTACTCAGTGCAAAATCAATACTTCTGTAAAATCCGGCAACCGGCATCGCGCACACTGCCCTGTTCTTTGAAAGCTCATGCATGCGATTACTGCCACCACCGGCAAGAATAATTCCAATCGCTCTCACTACCTATCACCTGCCTTATCTAATGTTCTTCCGCTATCCAAAACTCCATCCGGATAGTCCTTTTCGGTAGTTACACCGGATATCATCGTGTTCTTACCAACGCTTACGTTGCTTGGAACAACTGACTTTTCTCCGATAGTTACGATTCCGTCTCTGTAAATTCCGGGTTTGGTCTCGTTCTGAACTTCCTCTCCCTCACCAAGCTTAACATTGTTTCCAATCTTAACATGCTCGGCAATTACAGCCTTCTCCACATTACAATTCTCACCGATCTCTGTTCCGTTCATTATGATTGAATGGCTTACAACAGTACCTTTTCCAATCTTAACGCCACATCCTATTACGGAATTGTGAACCTCACCGTAGATTTCAGATCCTTCACCAATGATGCTTCTTGAAGTTGAGCTCTCGGGTCCAAGATACTGAGGCGGCTGAATTTCATTCCTTGTGTAGATTTTCCAATACTCCTCGTAAAGGTTGAACTCAGGAACGATATCGATAAGTTCCATGTTTGCTTCCCAGTATGATGTAAGTGTTCCTACATCCTTCCAGTAGCCGTCAAATTCATATGCATAAAGTGACTGACCTTTATCCTTGCAATAAGGAATAATATGCTTACCGAAATCAAGTCCCGGCTGATCCTGATTGGTGATGAGAGCTTCCTTCAGTGCTTCCCATGAAAAGATATAAATACCCATAGATGCAAGATTTGAGCGTGGCTTCTCAGGCTTCTCCTCGAAGTCAACAATCTTTCTCTCCTCATCAGTGATCATTATTCCGAATCTGCTTGCCTCTTCTATCGGTACAGGCATAACTGCGATAGTAACATCTGCTCCGTTAGCTTTATGGAAGTCAAGCATTGTCTCATAATCCATCTTATATATATGGTCACCCGAAAGGATAAGCACATAGTCAGGATGGTAATTCTCCATATACTCAAGGTTCTGGAAAATAGCATTTGCTGTACCGGTGTACCACTCGCTGTTTGCACTTTTTTCATAAGGAGGCAAAATGGATACTCCACCGATATTACGGTCAAGATCCCACGGAATACCGATTCCGATGTGCGAATTAAGACGCAGCGGTCTGTACTGTGTAAGCACACCCACCGTATCTACTCCTGAATTAATGCAGTTACTGAGTGGAAAATCGATGATGCGGTATTTACCGCCAAATGAAACTGCTGGTTTTGCCATTTTTGCCGTCAGAACGCCCAGTCTGCTGCCCTGACCACCGGCTAACAACATGGCAATCATCTCTTTTTTTATCATGTTAAGACCTCGTTGTCATATAAAAAATATAGTTCCCGGTTATTAATGGCAGATTTAAAAAATCCCCCACATAAACCACCATTAAAAGTATATCACATTAAATATTTAAAGTGAATGTATTTACAAAAATAGTCCGCTTTTTTTCTAAGCTTTTGTAGGTTTTTTCATTTTTTGACATCATAATTTGTAAGTAGTATCTTTAAGATATTAATAATTACTGTTTTTACTTGAAAAAGTAAGAAAGGATGCATATGTATCAGATTAATTTTGATAATCCCATAAATGTATATTTCATCGGTATCGGAGGCATTTCCATGAGTGGCCTTGCCATGGTACTGGCTGACAGAGGCTTTAAAATAAGCGGTTCAGACCGTGCCGAATCCGAAGCTACACAAGCCCTTGAAAAAGCCGGAATTAAAGTTTTCATTGGACAAGGTGAAAAAAACATCAATGATTCATCTCTTCCGGACCTTGTAGTATATACAGCTGCCATTCATCCTGATAATCCTGAATTTGCAAAAGCAAAAAAGCTCGGCATTCCGATGCTTACAAGAGCTGAACTTCTTGGACAGATCATGAAGCACTATTACCTGCCTGTTGCCGTTGCCGGAACACATGGTAAAACCACCACAACAGCAATGGTCTCCAAAATAATGCTTGAAGGAAATCTTGACCCTACTATTTCAATAGGTGGTTTTCTGAAGGACATCGGCGGTAATATCAGAATCGGTGCATCAAAATATTTTGTTACAGAGGCCTGTGAATACACCAACAGCTTCCTAAGCTTCTTTCCCGGTGTTGGCATAATTCTGAACGTTGATGCCGATCATCTGGATTTTTTCAAAGATTTGGATGACATAAGAAATTCATTCAGAAAATTTGCTGCTCTTATTCCGGAAAGTGGCACACT harbors:
- the pth gene encoding aminoacyl-tRNA hydrolase, with the translated sequence MYLIAGLGNPEKRYNATRHNVGFGVIDVLSEKYDIDLTEMKFKGMYGKGRIGDEKVILLKPLTYMNLSGESIRPVADYFKIDTKTELIVISDDIDLDPGRIRVRPGGSAGGHNGLKNIIAQLGHDEFSRVRVGVGKKPPRIDLADWVLGHFDKEDTAYVMEAMEHAADAVRLIMEEDVNAAMNKWNGVKPDKE
- a CDS encoding glucose-1-phosphate adenylyltransferase gives rise to the protein MIKKEMIAMLLAGGQGSRLGVLTAKMAKPAVSFGGKYRIIDFPLSNCINSGVDTVGVLTQYRPLRLNSHIGIGIPWDLDRNIGGVSILPPYEKSANSEWYTGTANAIFQNLEYMENYHPDYVLILSGDHIYKMDYETMLDFHKANGADVTIAVMPVPIEEASRFGIMITDEERKIVDFEEKPEKPRSNLASMGIYIFSWEALKEALITNQDQPGLDFGKHIIPYCKDKGQSLYAYEFDGYWKDVGTLTSYWEANMELIDIVPEFNLYEEYWKIYTRNEIQPPQYLGPESSTSRSIIGEGSEIYGEVHNSVIGCGVKIGKGTVVSHSIIMNGTEIGENCNVEKAVIAEHVKIGNNVKLGEGEEVQNETKPGIYRDGIVTIGEKSVVPSNVSVGKNTMISGVTTEKDYPDGVLDSGRTLDKAGDR
- the mfd gene encoding transcription-repair coupling factor, which gives rise to MRAIEAPLQELEAFQKLNKYLEKPFACAEVSGCMDSQKLHFINGLAQDFKYRIIVTYSDIRVKEICEDYRFYDRNATVYPAKDLIFYQADVHSNEIVRERIKCLRRLIEGRPVTVVTTFSSLMTPQIPIDVIKDNILKIDKRKPVDERKIAKTLSKIGYNRVYQVGAPGEFSVRGDIIDVFDLTEENPYRIELWGDEVENIRSFDIMTQRSIDKLESIEIYPAAEIVLSDDEKSKGLKKMESEVKLVYQKLRDEFKTEAAHRIKSSFEELKEELTELELEVNLESYIRYFYENTVTFLELFPAGKSCIFIDEPMHVLEHASAVENEFRESMIHRSENGYALPSQMDLLYSAEECIARMHSTRRVMLSALRAPEGLNKFEPEEHAEVHARSIAPYNNSFESLVHDLKGFMKNGYRVLILSGSRTRAKRIVEDLRDQNVTAFYSENPMRELEAGEIMTYYGRIFKGFEYTDLKFAVISESDIFTEHKKKKRKRSKSKYSGEKISGFSDLTVGDYVVHEDHGLGIYKGIEKIETDHVVRDYIKISYADGGNLYVLATGLNVIQKYASGDAGADGKSRKPKLNKLGTGDWKRTKNKVRSAVEEIADDLVELYAKRQNSSGYQFSADTVWQQEFEDAFPFDETEDQLSAIADTKNDMESARIMDRLVCGDVGFGKTEIAIRAAFKAVQDGKQVAILVPTTILAQQHYNTFTERMKDFPVRVDMMSRFRTASEQKKTVEDLRKGLVDVVIGTHRLLSKDVTYKDLGLLVVDEEQRFGVTHKEKIKKLKENVDVLTLSATPIPRTLHMSLVGIRDMSVLEEAPMDRQPIQTFVCEYNDEMVREAISREVARGGQVYYVYNRVNDIADVAARIQKLVPEVNVSFAHGQMKESELEKIMYDFIDGEINVLVSTTIIETGLDISNANTMIIHDSDQMGLSQLYQLRGRVGRSNRTAYAFLMYKRNKMLREVAEKRLSAIREFTDLGSGFKIAMRDLEIRGAGNLLGKSQSGHMASVGYDLYCKMLGEAVRRKKGEETDALLEDFSTSVDIDVDAFIPSDYIVNEEQKLEIYKRIAGIENEGDRDDMRDELRDRFGELPESVDNLIRISLVREKAHKLYILEIKGGNGEVAIKMNNNARLKAEKIPEFIRACDEKISFRPASYPLFLYKYNKDNNQTKAERQLLQDVEEIVEKMEVLAGEGQDGRDSDRK
- the glgD gene encoding glucose-1-phosphate adenylyltransferase subunit GlgD gives rise to the protein MRAIGIILAGGGSNRMHELSKNRAVCAMPVAGFYRSIDFALSNMTNSHIQTVAVFTQYNAGSLNTHLSSSKWWDFGRKQGGLYVFTPAAKANGNLWYRGTADAIAQNLSFLKSCHEPYVVITSGDCVYKMDYNKLLEYHIEKQADITVVCKDVSADIDAERFGTIRMNEESRIEEFEEKPVVARSNTISCGIYVIRRRQLIELIEKAQTEERFDFVRDILVRYKDMKRIYGYKLKTYWNNIASVEDYFRTNMDFLKPEVRNYFFNEYPGVYTKVIDLPPAKYNVGVKVSNSLISSGCIINGMVEDSVIFKGAFIGNNCYIKNSIILNDVYIGDNTHIENCIVESHGTIQANSYYKGENDIKIVVENNERYVI
- the spoVG gene encoding septation regulator SpoVG, giving the protein MNITDVRVRKVAKQGKMRAIVSITLDNEFVVHDIKVIEGDKGLFIAMPSKKSVDGEYRDIAHPINSDTRRLLQETILKAYDEASDEVIDSRPAAEPAPTGVGSLF